AGGCTTACGGAGAGAAGCTGATGCGGAATAAGGTTGGAAGTATCGTGATGATAGAACCGGAAACAGGTGAAGTGCTTTGTATGGTTTCTTCACCTAATTACGATCCGAGCTTGCTGGTCGGACGCCAGCGGGGTAAGAATCATAAGATGCTGGAGGAGACTCCCCAGACTCCGCTTATCGATCGTTCTATAACCGGTTTTTATCCTCCCGGTTCGACGTTTAAACCCACACAGGGGCTGATCTTTTTACAGGAAGGGGTGATAACGCCTGAAACGATGTATACCTGTGCGCATGGATATACTTATTCTCCAAAGCGGAAACCGGCCTGTCACGGACATCCTTCTCCTTTGAGTCTGGTCCCGGCTTTGGCAACTTCCTGTAACTCTTATTTCTGTTGGGGGTTACATGATATGCTGGATAGCCGCCGTCGTTATCCGACCATACAAAAAGGTTTTGAGGTTTGGAAGAATCACCTGGTATCTATGGGATACGGCTATCAGTTGGGAATCGATTTGCCTGGAGAAAGAAGAGGATTTGTCCCGAACAGTAAGTTTTATGATAATTATTATCACCGTTGGACTTCTACGACAGTCATCTCTATTGCAATCGGTCAGGGAGAAATAGCAGCAACGCCGTTACAAATTTGTAATTTGGCGGCAACAATTGCCAATCGGGGATATTTTATTACCCCTCATGTCGTGAAAGAAATACAGGATACACCTTTGGATACTCTTTATACAAACAAACGATATCCGACTGTGGATGCAAAACATTATGAAGTTGTTGCGGAAGGTATGCGCAATGCGGTACTGGGCGGTACTTGCTGGGCTGCAGCGATTCCCGGTATTGAAGTATGCGGTAAAACCGGTACAGCTGAAAACCCTCATGGAAAGGACCATTCTGCCTTTATCGGCTTTGCTCCTTATAAGAACCCGAAAGTGGCTATTTGCGTCTATGTTCAAAATGGAGGTTTCGGTGCGGCGTTTGGAGTTCCTATCGGTAAGTTAATGATGGAATATTATCTGAAGGGTGAAATATCACCGGAAGATAAAGCCTTGGAAGAAAAAATGACAAATTCGGTGGTAACTGAAGACCGTGTTTATTTATTATCTGATTATGGGGTACAGAAAGACTGAAATGTGGAAGACGATTGACTGGTTTACCATTATACTTTATATGTTGATGATAGTAGCCGGTTGGTTCACTATTTGTGGTGCCAGTTTTGAGTTTGACAGCATGAGCCTGTTTGATATAAACGGACGTCCCGGATCGCAGCTGATGTGGGTGGGTATTTCTATGGTGGTTATTTTTGTCATACTGATGCTGGAAAGCGATTTCTTCGATGTCTTCGGTTATCTGATATATGCAGCTATTATCCTTTTGCTGATAGCTACTATCTTTTTTGCTCCGAATATCAAAGGATCTCATTCATGGTTGCAACTGGGGTCTTTCCGTATACAGCCGGCGGAGTTTGCAAAGTTTGCAACGGCACTGGCTGTGGCGAAGTTCATGAATTCTTATGGATTTCAACTGACCACAGTCAAGAACTTTTCTATAACACTCCTGCTTATTTTCCTGCCGATGATTTGTATCATTCTGCAAAAAGAAACCGGTTCGGCATTGGTTTATTTTGCTTTTTTCCTGATGCTATATCGGGAGGGCATGTCCGGATATATTCTGCTGGCAGGTGTTTGTGCGGTAGCTTTTTTTGTGACGACCATGAAGTTCTCGGATGTTGTAGTAGGTGCAACGGATATGGGAACATTGATTGTCTCTTCAATGATATTGGTTATTTCTTTTTTTCTTGTGGCTAGAATTCGCAAGAACAGGATGGCTTTACAGATTATGCTGGGAGGGACGGCTCTCGTGTATCTGGTAGCTTATATAACTTCTCTTTTTATCCCCGTAAATTTTGCCTGGGTTTCAGTGGGATTAGTCGGACTGGCTATCGTTTATCTGATATATCTTTCTCTTCGTAACTGGGTGTGGCATTATGGAATGATAGCGGCTTTTGCTTTAGGGTCGATGGCTTTTATGTATTCGGTGGATTATGTATTCGATGAAATACTGGAGCCTCACCAGCAAATTCGTATCAAAGTGTCGTTGGGATTGGAAGATGATCCCAGCGGAGCAGGTTATAATGTGAATCAGTCGAAGATCGCTATCGGGTCGGGTGGGTTGACCGGGAAAGGTTTTTTAAACGGGACACAGACCAAATTGAAATATGTGCCGGAGCAGGAAACCGATTTTATTTTTTGTACGGTAGGCGAGGAACATGGTTTTGTCGGTTCTACGCTTGTCCTTCTCCTGTTTGGGGCATTTATTATCCGATTAGTCGTGCTTGCAGAACGGCAGAATACAACATTTGGCAGGGTGTACGGATATAGTGTTGCCTCCATATTCTTCTTTCACCTGGCTATCAACGTCGGAATGGTTACCGGGCTGACTCCTGTGATCGGTATTCCGTTGCCTTTCTTCAGTTATGGAGGCTCTTCTTTATTAGGTTTTACAATCTTATTATTTATTTTCCTTCGGCTGGATGCTTCCCGGAGAGAGCGTTGATCTTCGTTGATCAGTTCACTTTTTCTACCCGGAAGCCGATTTCCTGTATACCTCTTAATGTACTGTCACGCATACCCTGGCGGAAGCTGAACGTATACATCCCCGGATGTTCGAATTTATAATTTGTCCGTATGGGAAAACTGGACTGAAATAAGGAGATACCGTGTCCATACCATTTTCCGAATTCATCCGCTAAAACACATTCTATCGTATCCCTCTTCAAAGGACCGATCGGCTGTTCTTCGTTGCAGAATAGCCAAAGATTCTGATAAGGATACATATTGTTGTTGCGAACCTCAAAAGTCAGGTTGTAAGGAGTGGTGATGTCGTCTACGTGAAAAGAAAAATAATATTCCTTATCCTTCCCCCACGTTGTGTTATCAATGGCCTGGTACTGGTCGTACAAGGCCTGTTGATCGCAGGAGAAGCATAAGAATACAAAGAGAACGACAACGATTCCTTTAAGCTTCGGGCTTATTCTCCGGTTTGTTTCCTCCCGGTTTAGCTTGATGCTGAGGTTTGTCATTATTCGCTTGTTTGTCATTATTCTCTTTAGGCTTTTGTCTGTTTCTGTTATTCCGGTTGTTATTATTGTTGTTGCGGTTGTTATTATTACCGCCTCCTTTATTACCTCCGGAGTTGTTATTGTTATTATTGTTGGGAGCCTTTTCGTTTCTGGGCTGTTTGTCGTTACCCGAAGGCCGGTTATTTGCCGGTTTGTTGTTACCGTTTTCTCTATTTTCTCCGTTGGCAGAAGCGTTCGGATGATTCCCTCCGCTATTATTGCCGTTGCCTCCGTTTCCTCCATTGCCTGATGGACGTTTTTTCTTCTTTTTCTTGACAGAGTCAAAACGAGTGACGCTATCCTGACCGAGAATATCCTGTGCATCGCGTTTAGGCGGTTGCGGTTTGGTGTCGGCTTCCAGAGTAACCGGTTTGCTTCCTTTCTTATTCATATTGATCACATCGAAAGCACGATCTGCTGATATCGTAACCAGGTTGGCGGCAAAAGATTTGTCGGTTGAATAAGTTATCTCACGTTTGAAGATGTCTGTCTTGAAGTGATAGTAATTGTTATCCTTTGTTTCAAGTACGATTTCCCTGGACGGTAAACGCTTTTGGGCTTCCACGTAAGCATCCACTTCATAGTTGATGCAACATTTCAGTTTGGCACATTGTCCGGCCAGTTTCTGAGGGTTCATGGATATATCCTGATAGCGGGCAGCACCGGTAGCCACTGAAACAAAGCTCGTCATCCAACTGGAACAGCACAATTCACGTCCGCAAGGACCTATACCACCGATGCGTCCGGCTTCCTGACGGGCACCGATCTGTTTCATTTCGATACGTACACGGAATGCTTCTGCCAGGACTTTGATCAGTTGGCGGAAATCGACACGCTCGTCGGCGATATAATAGAAAATAGCCTTGTTGCCATCTCCCTGGTATTCTACGTCGCCGATCTTCATGTTCAGTCCCAGGTCTGCTGCGA
This is a stretch of genomic DNA from Parabacteroides chongii. It encodes these proteins:
- the mrdA gene encoding penicillin-binding protein 2: METNTKYTLENRRYVIIGAVVLLVLIFIVRLFYLQVVENDYKAWADSNAFLKKTLNPSRGMIYDRNDKLLVYNQPAYDVMLIMREVQPFDTLDFCNILNITKEQFEKQIANIKNRRLNPGYSSYVPQLFMNHLSAQECGVLQEKLYKFPGFYIQNRTIRQYEYPYAAHVLGNIGEVNRKDIEKDDYYVQGDYAGRAGVERSYEKELRGVKGVEILLRDVHGRIKGKYDDGNSDIHPVSGKSLKLAIDIDLQAYGEKLMRNKVGSIVMIEPETGEVLCMVSSPNYDPSLLVGRQRGKNHKMLEETPQTPLIDRSITGFYPPGSTFKPTQGLIFLQEGVITPETMYTCAHGYTYSPKRKPACHGHPSPLSLVPALATSCNSYFCWGLHDMLDSRRRYPTIQKGFEVWKNHLVSMGYGYQLGIDLPGERRGFVPNSKFYDNYYHRWTSTTVISIAIGQGEIAATPLQICNLAATIANRGYFITPHVVKEIQDTPLDTLYTNKRYPTVDAKHYEVVAEGMRNAVLGGTCWAAAIPGIEVCGKTGTAENPHGKDHSAFIGFAPYKNPKVAICVYVQNGGFGAAFGVPIGKLMMEYYLKGEISPEDKALEEKMTNSVVTEDRVYLLSDYGVQKD
- a CDS encoding PSP1 domain-containing protein; this translates as MDFKLNKGSCCMGKKGCSKIQNNKLNTYDWLCDVPDAENATDYVEVQFKNTRKGYYLNSSKIPLEKGDMVAVEASPGHDIGTVTLTGKLVLLQMKKNNVRTGEGYEPKKVYRKAKPTDIEKYEEAKAKEHATMIRSRQIAADLGLNMKIGDVEYQGDGNKAIFYYIADERVDFRQLIKVLAEAFRVRIEMKQIGARQEAGRIGGIGPCGRELCCSSWMTSFVSVATGAARYQDISMNPQKLAGQCAKLKCCINYEVDAYVEAQKRLPSREIVLETKDNNYYHFKTDIFKREITYSTDKSFAANLVTISADRAFDVINMNKKGSKPVTLEADTKPQPPKRDAQDILGQDSVTRFDSVKKKKKKRPSGNGGNGGNGNNSGGNHPNASANGENRENGNNKPANNRPSGNDKQPRNEKAPNNNNNNNSGGNKGGGNNNNRNNNNNNRNNRNRQKPKENNDKQANNDKPQHQAKPGGNKPENKPEA
- the rodA gene encoding rod shape-determining protein RodA, which encodes MGYRKTEMWKTIDWFTIILYMLMIVAGWFTICGASFEFDSMSLFDINGRPGSQLMWVGISMVVIFVILMLESDFFDVFGYLIYAAIILLLIATIFFAPNIKGSHSWLQLGSFRIQPAEFAKFATALAVAKFMNSYGFQLTTVKNFSITLLLIFLPMICIILQKETGSALVYFAFFLMLYREGMSGYILLAGVCAVAFFVTTMKFSDVVVGATDMGTLIVSSMILVISFFLVARIRKNRMALQIMLGGTALVYLVAYITSLFIPVNFAWVSVGLVGLAIVYLIYLSLRNWVWHYGMIAAFALGSMAFMYSVDYVFDEILEPHQQIRIKVSLGLEDDPSGAGYNVNQSKIAIGSGGLTGKGFLNGTQTKLKYVPEQETDFIFCTVGEEHGFVGSTLVLLLFGAFIIRLVVLAERQNTTFGRVYGYSVASIFFFHLAINVGMVTGLTPVIGIPLPFFSYGGSSLLGFTILLFIFLRLDASRRER
- the gldH gene encoding gliding motility lipoprotein GldH codes for the protein MTNLSIKLNREETNRRISPKLKGIVVVLFVFLCFSCDQQALYDQYQAIDNTTWGKDKEYYFSFHVDDITTPYNLTFEVRNNNMYPYQNLWLFCNEEQPIGPLKRDTIECVLADEFGKWYGHGISLFQSSFPIRTNYKFEHPGMYTFSFRQGMRDSTLRGIQEIGFRVEKVN